The proteins below are encoded in one region of Streptomyces cyanogenus:
- a CDS encoding FAD-binding and (Fe-S)-binding domain-containing protein, giving the protein MTPPDSSGLEAALRAEVDGEVRFDAGSRGAYATDGSNYRQVPLGVVVPRTVEAGARAVSVCARFDAPVLSRGGGTSLAGQSTNTAVVIDWSKYCTGVISVDPERRTCTVEPGIVLDELNRQLARHRLQFGPKPSTHSHCALGGMIGNNSCGGSAQAYGKTVDNVRRLEILTYDGQRAWVGPTPPDERARIIAGGGRLAEIYAGLDRIATEYLADIRRGYPQIPRRVSGYNLDSLLPENGFDVAKALVGSEGTLVTVLRAELDLVPVPPYKSLLVLGYDDICAAADDVPRLLEHCSPSQLEALDGRMAQLMREEGAYLDSLAVLPEGDSWLLVQYSGDSQEDVDAQAHALLRALGRSEKDADVAFSDDPAREEKMLRAREAGLGVTARPPDDRETWEGWEDSAVPPERLGDYLRDLKQLFQEFGYDHPSLYGHFGQGCVHTRIPFGLRTAEGVADFRRFLERAADLVASYGGSLSGEHGDGQSRGELLTRMFGERLVTAFGELKALFDPGNRMNPGKIVHPNPVDGQLRLGPTWRPATPATHFGFPEDEHSFNRAVMRCVGIGNCRSHSGGVMCPSYRATMEEEHSTRGRARLLFEMLDGHADSAVKDGWRSTAVHDALDLCLACKGCKSDCPTGVDMATLKAEFLSHHYAGRPRPAAHYALGWLPLWARLSRVAPSLVNSALHAPGLARAGKRLAGVDAARPAPVFAEESFLQWWRARGREEPDPADPRTVVLWPDTFSTYFHPSIARSAVRVLEDAGFRVAVPTRPVCCGLTWISTGQLPTAKRVLRHTLDVLRPYLEAGTPVIGLEPSCTAVFRADAPELMPGDQDVERLAAQTRTFAEHLVHHAPDEWRPPQLARQATVQTHCHQHAIMKFDADRELLRRAHVDAEVLDEGCCGLAGNFGFERGHHEVSMAVAEQGVLPAVRGAAPDSLVLADGFSCRTQIEQGGTGRRALHLAEVLALALDGNLPADHPERLADRPAEPSRTARWATTATVAALALGVAGGLRQLRR; this is encoded by the coding sequence ATGACCCCTCCGGACAGCTCCGGCCTGGAAGCGGCACTCCGGGCCGAGGTGGACGGCGAAGTCCGCTTCGACGCCGGCAGCCGCGGCGCCTACGCCACGGACGGTTCCAACTACCGGCAGGTCCCGCTGGGCGTCGTCGTGCCCCGTACCGTGGAGGCGGGCGCCCGCGCGGTGTCGGTGTGCGCACGCTTCGACGCCCCCGTCCTCTCCCGGGGCGGCGGCACCAGCCTCGCCGGACAGTCCACCAACACCGCCGTGGTGATCGACTGGAGCAAGTACTGCACCGGGGTGATCTCCGTCGACCCCGAACGGCGCACCTGCACGGTGGAGCCCGGTATCGTCCTGGACGAACTCAACCGCCAGCTCGCCCGCCACCGGCTCCAGTTCGGCCCCAAGCCGTCCACCCACAGCCACTGCGCCCTCGGCGGCATGATCGGCAACAACTCCTGCGGTGGCTCCGCCCAGGCCTACGGCAAGACCGTCGACAACGTCCGGCGCCTGGAGATCCTCACCTACGACGGGCAGCGCGCCTGGGTCGGGCCCACGCCGCCGGACGAACGCGCCCGCATCATCGCCGGCGGCGGCCGGCTCGCCGAGATCTACGCCGGCCTCGACCGCATCGCCACCGAGTACCTGGCCGACATCCGCCGCGGCTACCCCCAGATCCCCCGCCGCGTCTCCGGCTACAACCTCGACTCCCTGCTGCCCGAGAACGGCTTCGACGTCGCCAAGGCCCTCGTCGGCAGCGAGGGCACCCTGGTCACCGTCCTGCGGGCCGAACTCGACCTCGTACCCGTGCCGCCGTACAAGTCCCTGCTCGTCCTCGGCTACGACGACATCTGCGCCGCCGCGGACGACGTCCCCCGCCTGCTGGAGCACTGCTCGCCCAGCCAACTGGAGGCCCTGGACGGGCGCATGGCCCAGCTGATGCGCGAGGAGGGCGCCTACCTGGACTCCCTCGCGGTGCTGCCCGAGGGCGACAGCTGGCTGCTGGTGCAGTACAGCGGCGACAGCCAGGAGGACGTCGACGCCCAGGCACACGCGCTGCTGCGCGCCCTCGGCCGCAGCGAGAAGGACGCGGACGTCGCCTTCTCCGACGACCCCGCGCGCGAGGAGAAGATGCTCAGGGCCCGCGAGGCCGGCCTCGGCGTCACCGCCCGGCCGCCGGACGACCGGGAGACCTGGGAGGGCTGGGAGGACTCCGCCGTACCGCCCGAACGCCTCGGCGACTACCTGCGCGACCTCAAACAGCTGTTCCAGGAGTTCGGCTACGACCACCCGTCCCTGTACGGCCACTTCGGGCAGGGCTGCGTCCACACCCGCATCCCCTTCGGGCTCCGGACCGCCGAGGGCGTGGCGGACTTCCGGCGCTTCCTGGAACGCGCCGCCGATCTCGTCGCCTCCTACGGCGGCTCCCTGTCCGGCGAGCACGGGGACGGCCAGTCCCGCGGCGAGCTGCTCACCCGCATGTTCGGGGAGCGGCTCGTCACCGCCTTCGGCGAGCTGAAGGCGCTCTTCGACCCCGGCAACCGGATGAACCCCGGCAAGATCGTCCACCCCAACCCGGTCGACGGGCAGCTGCGGCTCGGCCCCACCTGGCGGCCGGCCACCCCGGCGACCCACTTCGGCTTCCCCGAGGACGAGCACTCCTTCAACCGCGCGGTGATGCGCTGCGTCGGCATCGGCAACTGCCGCAGCCACTCCGGCGGCGTCATGTGTCCCTCCTACCGCGCCACCATGGAGGAGGAACACTCCACGCGCGGCCGGGCCCGGCTGCTGTTCGAGATGCTCGACGGGCACGCCGACTCCGCGGTCAAGGACGGCTGGCGCTCCACCGCCGTGCACGACGCGCTCGACCTCTGCCTGGCCTGCAAGGGCTGCAAGTCCGACTGCCCGACCGGCGTCGACATGGCCACCCTCAAGGCGGAGTTCCTCTCTCACCACTACGCGGGCCGCCCGCGCCCCGCCGCCCACTACGCCCTGGGCTGGCTGCCGCTGTGGGCGCGGCTCTCCCGCGTCGCGCCCTCCCTGGTCAACTCCGCGCTGCACGCGCCCGGTCTGGCCCGCGCCGGCAAGCGGCTGGCCGGCGTCGACGCGGCCCGCCCGGCACCCGTGTTCGCCGAGGAGTCCTTCCTCCAGTGGTGGCGGGCACGCGGCCGGGAGGAGCCCGACCCGGCCGACCCGCGCACCGTCGTCCTGTGGCCCGACACCTTCAGCACCTACTTCCACCCGTCCATCGCCCGGTCGGCCGTCCGGGTCCTGGAGGACGCCGGCTTCCGGGTCGCCGTCCCCACCCGCCCGGTGTGCTGCGGCCTCACCTGGATCTCCACCGGCCAACTGCCCACCGCGAAGCGGGTGCTGCGCCACACCCTCGACGTCCTGCGCCCGTACCTGGAGGCGGGCACCCCGGTCATCGGTCTGGAACCCTCGTGCACGGCCGTCTTCCGAGCCGACGCCCCCGAGCTGATGCCCGGCGACCAGGACGTTGAGCGGCTCGCCGCACAGACCCGCACCTTCGCGGAACACCTCGTCCACCACGCCCCGGACGAGTGGCGGCCACCGCAGCTCGCCCGTCAGGCGACCGTACAGACCCACTGCCACCAGCACGCCATCATGAAGTTCGACGCCGACCGGGAACTGCTGCGCCGGGCCCATGTGGACGCCGAGGTGCTCGACGAGGGCTGCTGCGGCCTGGCCGGGAACTTCGGCTTCGAACGCGGCCACCACGAGGTGTCCATGGCCGTCGCCGAACAGGGCGTCCTGCCGGCCGTCCGCGGCGCCGCCCCGGACAGCCTGGTCCTCGCCGACGGCTTCAGCTGCCGCACCCAGATCGAACAGGGCGGCACCGGCCGCCGCGCCCTGCACCTCGCCGAGGTCCTCGCCCTCGCCCTCGACGGCAACCTGCCCGCCGACCACCCCGAGCGGCTGGCCGACCGGCCCGCCGAGCCGTCCCGTACGGCCCGCTGGGCGACGACCGCCACCGTGGCCGCCCTCGCGCTGGGCGTCGCGGGCGGGCTGCGGCAGCTGAGGAGGTGA